The Flavobacterium psychrophilum genome includes a region encoding these proteins:
- a CDS encoding peptidoglycan-binding protein LysM, translating into MIKKWIYFLGLTLFIATISSGFKANEAKQFGKIEGFHLAEDEITNYTVPTIDETAKVNYTFPFTGKSYVGFKQAVAIKESQGLYKLVNRFGYMGKYQFGKSALRSLGIKDSKEFLNNPRLQERAFKALLSKNKWELRKEIHRFDGKVIKGIKITESGLLAAAHLAGANSVKNFLNSNGKRAFRDGFGTSLKSYIKRFGGYDTSGIVAHPQPKVRL; encoded by the coding sequence ATGATAAAAAAATGGATATACTTTTTAGGGTTAACCCTATTCATCGCAACAATCAGCTCGGGCTTTAAGGCCAATGAAGCGAAACAATTTGGAAAAATTGAAGGATTTCACTTAGCAGAAGACGAAATCACCAACTACACAGTACCAACAATTGACGAAACCGCAAAAGTCAATTATACCTTCCCTTTCACCGGAAAATCTTACGTAGGCTTTAAACAGGCAGTAGCCATTAAAGAATCGCAGGGACTTTACAAATTGGTTAACCGATTTGGATACATGGGCAAATACCAGTTTGGTAAAAGCGCATTACGATCGTTAGGCATTAAAGATTCAAAAGAGTTCCTTAACAACCCAAGACTTCAGGAGCGTGCTTTTAAAGCGCTGTTATCTAAAAATAAATGGGAACTTCGTAAAGAGATCCACCGTTTTGACGGAAAGGTTATAAAAGGCATTAAAATTACCGAATCGGGATTACTTGCGGCTGCTCACCTTGCCGGTGCTAACTCTGTAAAGAACTTTTTAAACAGTAATGGAAAAAGAGCTTTTAGAGATGGTTTTGGTACTTCGTTAAAAAGCTATATCAAAAGGTTTGGCGGTTATGATACTTCGGGTATTGTAGCGCATCCACAGCCTAAGGTAAGATTATAA
- the nhaA gene encoding sodium:proton antiporter (exports sodium by using the electrochemical proton gradient to allow protons into the cell; functions in adaptation to high salinity and alkaline pH; activity increases at higher pH; downregulated at acidic pH) gives MAKLINLKVFKAFSDSSSAGGMLLIFCVIISLIIANTGIATGFEDFLNSKIGFTSKSLNLDYPVLIWINDGLMAIFFLLVGLEIKREIVEGELSSLKQASLPVLAAIGGVLVPAVIFSLFNNGTPTANGWGIPMATDIAFALGILSLLGNNIPSGLKIFLAALAIVDDLMAILVIAIFYSSELHLNYLAYAGGLFALQIIFNRAGIKNIFFYIIPGIVMWYFIHHSGIHATIAGVLTALTLPTTEDDTESSLEKLEHALHKPVNFLIMPIFAIANTNITFEAGMTEGLISNLGLGIVLGLFLGKPIGIFAMSWLSVKLKIAQLPEETTWTHVLGLGILGGIGFTMSIFIALLSFNDPALQAEAKFAILIASIMAGITGFTLLKTYNKRS, from the coding sequence ATGGCAAAACTCATCAATCTTAAAGTTTTTAAAGCTTTTTCGGACTCTTCATCAGCTGGCGGAATGCTGCTTATATTTTGCGTAATTATCTCACTTATAATTGCAAACACAGGCATTGCTACAGGATTTGAAGATTTTCTAAACTCAAAGATAGGTTTCACCTCTAAAAGCCTTAATCTGGACTATCCAGTACTTATTTGGATTAATGACGGACTAATGGCTATTTTCTTTTTACTGGTAGGACTTGAGATAAAAAGGGAAATTGTGGAAGGGGAACTCTCATCATTAAAGCAGGCATCGTTGCCGGTACTGGCAGCCATTGGTGGGGTACTAGTTCCTGCCGTTATCTTTAGCCTTTTTAATAACGGAACACCTACTGCCAACGGCTGGGGTATTCCTATGGCTACAGATATCGCTTTTGCTTTAGGTATATTATCTTTGTTAGGTAATAACATTCCATCGGGATTAAAAATATTCCTGGCAGCCCTTGCCATTGTAGATGACCTTATGGCAATACTGGTTATCGCGATATTCTATTCATCCGAACTACACCTGAATTACCTAGCATACGCCGGAGGTTTGTTTGCCCTTCAAATAATCTTTAACCGTGCGGGCATAAAAAACATCTTTTTCTATATCATTCCCGGTATTGTAATGTGGTATTTTATTCACCATTCGGGAATACACGCTACTATAGCGGGAGTGTTAACAGCCCTCACACTGCCTACCACAGAAGATGATACAGAATCATCCCTTGAAAAACTGGAACATGCGCTACATAAACCGGTCAACTTTTTGATCATGCCTATTTTTGCTATTGCCAATACCAATATTACTTTTGAAGCCGGAATGACCGAAGGCCTAATTAGTAATCTGGGCTTAGGAATTGTACTGGGACTGTTTCTAGGAAAACCAATCGGCATCTTTGCAATGTCATGGCTATCAGTAAAACTAAAGATAGCACAACTTCCGGAAGAAACCACGTGGACTCATGTACTTGGACTCGGTATATTGGGAGGAATAGGTTTTACAATGTCAATATTTATTGCCCTACTGTCGTTTAACGACCCGGCTCTACAGGCTGAAGCCAAATTCGCCATACTTATTGCTTCTATAATGGCAGGAATTACAGGATTTACGCTTTTAAAAACATATAATAAAAGATCTTGA